The Vibrio coralliirubri DNA window TCCATGCTTCTGATTCTTTCCATTTATTGTTCTATTTATAACGCCTAATTTGACACAACTTTCCGACTTATAACAGCCATTCTAACAGCCGACACTTTCACGCTTAATCGGATTAATACCGTTAAAATGACGGTGTCTTACGACGTTTCGCTAGCTGTATTATTGATATCGACAATGTATGCTCTCAATCATAACTTCACACACACCAGAAGAAAGTTACTGGAAGACCGTGACCAGAATTAAATAGCTAGGAGAGCGAATGACACAACTCAAACAAGAAATCACGCTTATTTCAGGAGTCGGACAGCTCTCGACGACCTTGCTAGGCACGGGATTATTTATGATCCCTGCGATCGCAGCAGGCATTGCGGGGCAGTTGTCACTACTCGCGTGGTTAATCCTGTTTATCGCTATTTGCCCCATTGCACTGACCTTCGCAGCATTAGGAAAACGCTACCCGAATGCAGGTGGTACAGCCTACTTTGTGCGTCAGGCGTTTAGCGAGCGATTAGAAACAAGCGTGGCGTGGTTGTTTGTAAGTGTTATTCCTGTCGGTATTCCAGCGGCCATTGCACTGGCAGGAGGTTTTGCTCAACAGTTGTTACCTGCACCTCTCGATACACCACTTGGTGCTCAATCCTTTACCGTCGCCCTGCTTATTGCCGTCAATTTGATGGGCAGTAAATCTTCTGGTCGCCTACAAACCGTCATCGCATTGTCGATTTTCGCCTTGGTTAGCGCTTTTGTTTGGAAAGCCGACATCACGGTAGCCGATGTTGCTCTTCCTACCATCTCATCCGATTCGATGTGGTCTATCGGCGCTGCGTTGGCTGTCATGTTTTGGTGCTTTGTCGGAATAGAAGCTTTTGCCCACATGGGAGAGGAGTTTAAAAATCCACAACGTGACTTCCCAATCGCCATCATTGCAGGCTGTTTTGTTGCGGGGTTAGTGTACTGGGCTTGTTCAGTGGTGATTCTTAAACTGGGTGCTTTCGGTTCACCTGAATTCGATGCAGCATCCATCCCTTGGGTAACAGAACAACTGTTTGGCAATGGCTTCAAAACCGTCATAAGCGTGCTGGGGTTCTTTGCTTGCTTTGCTAGCCTCAACCTTTATACACAAAGCCTATCACGAATGATCTGGGCTCAAGCTCGCCAACACAGTCCTTCAAGTCGAATGGCTCAACTGAACAGCCACGGCGTACCGCTTTACCCAACGTTAGCAATTGGTTTTGTCGTGCTTATTTCGTGTGTGATTGGTGAGCTGTCTAATTTAGACCTTGAGTTCTTTCTCAAGCTCGCCAACGGTATTTTTGTTCTGGTTTATCTGCTCGCGATGTTAGCCGCTTGCCGATTACTGACAGGCGCATCTAGATACACAGCCATGCTCTCGCTAGTCATCTGTACCTTGGTGTTTATCTGTTTAAGTTGGTCGATGCTCTATGCCGTGACTATTTTTGTGACATTGTCACTCCCTTGGCGAAAGTGGTTGGGTAAACCCACCATTTCTGTCGACAAGCTGTAAACGATACCTACCAATATCACTGATAAAAAAGCCGTGCGATCTGTTTGATCTTCGGCTTTATCTCAGCCAAACGGATATTTCCAAACCCCAGCACCGCCCCACTCCAATCACGAGCATCACTCGAACCGTACTCATAAAAATCAAACGGACGAATAATGATATTTTCAAGCTCAGCTCGTCGGCTCCACTCATGTTCAGATATACCTTGATACCACTTCACGGTCACATGTAGCCCTGCCGCCTGACTGATCACTTCAAGATCACCGTTAAACTCGCTTTCAATCGCTTCTATCATGGCTTCATACTTGAGTTTGTATGACCGACGCATCTTTCTAATATGACGCAGCAAATCGCCTTCTCGAACAAAATCCGCCAAAGCTTCCTGTGTGTGGGATGCCGTGTCTCCAGTGAGTGCGTCTTTGATCTCAAGACACTTCGCCACCAAACTTTCTGGCACCACTAAGTACCCTAATCGAAGGCCATTGAACATCACCTTACTCAGAGAGCCAACATAGATGATGCGATCATCGAATCCTAACTTTCCCGCCAACCCTTGCATGCTGGTATAAGGGCGATGAGCAAACTGGAACTCACTGTCGTAGTCATCTTCAATGATCCATGACTGATGTTGATTGGCCCAATCGATCAGTTTAAGGCGTTGCTCAGTATTTAAAGTCGTGCCCATTGGGTATTGGTTACTCGGTGTGACATACAGAGCCTTAGCATTACTGGCCAACACTTTCTCAATATCTAGCCCCACCTTTTCACGCACACTTACACCGTCTAACTCAAGTCTCAACAGATCGATAATTTTATGCACTTGTCGATAACCGGGTTCTTCCACGAGGATTTTGTCGCCCATCTCTAACGTTGCCATCAAACCAATTGAGATGGCTTGCTGAGCACCTGCGGTGATGATGACTCTATCCGTACTGCAATGAACTGAACGACTGCTTGCGAGATACCCACTCAATGCTTCTCTCAAGGCTAAACTTCCCTGAACCTCTTGATTGCCTGCAATGTTCTGACGTGTAGAGTGACGTTGCAGCAGCCTCTGCCATTTCGCAAAAGGGAACGCATCTAAGTCAGGGACTCCGGGGGCAAAGCTGCGGTTAATGTCGTTAGGTGTCGCTATGTTTGTACTCGGTTGACTGACTGTTTGTTTGACCTTCGGATCCAGAACACTGTCTGGCTTAGACAAACTTAGAAAGTGTTCTGGTTGTTCAACCGAGACATAAAACCCTGAGCCTTGCTTACTCTCGATATAGCCTTCAGTGACCAGTTGTTCGTACGCATAAATCACCGTATTTCGACTCACCGATAACTCGACGGCCAACTTACGTGTTGAAGGTAACTTACTGCCCTTGCTCCATAAATCTTGAACGATTTTCTCTCTTATCGCGTGGAACAAGGCGGTTTGACGCGTGTCGTGTTGTTCGTCTAACTGTAGATCACCGACATCGATAGGCTGCATAACTGGATCCAAATAGTGTTTAAAAGTGGCTCTATTTAATAGACCAGTTAATCGCTACATTAATCAAAAGGCAATGATTAAGGAGCGATTATGTTATCTAACACGAAAAGAACCACGATTAAAAAAGGGGCTCACAAAGCCGTATTTGAACAAGAGAAACTGCACCAAATTATTGATGAGAGCTTAATCGCACACATTGCATTGCAGGGTGAACAAGGTCCAATGGTTATCCCGATGCTCGCGTGGCGAGTGGATGATATGGTCTACATTCATGGGGCTAAAAACAGTCGCCTACTAAAAGGGCTAAAAAAGGGAGAACCAACCTGTTTAACGTTCACCTTGTTCGATGGTTGGGTGTTGGCTCGTTCGGCATTTCATCACAGCGCGCATTATCGTTCTGCTGTGGTGTTGGGGTCATTTTCAGTCATCGATGACAACCAAGAAAAGGATCGCTTGTTGAATATCTTTATTGAGCAAATAGCACCGGGCAGAACCGATGAGGTCAGGCTCAGTAATGAAAAAGAACTCACCGCAACCGAGTTATTAGCGATCCCTTTAACGGAAGCCTCTGTGAAGATTGGTAAACATGGAGTGAATGATGATAAAGCTGATATGGATATCCCAGTATGGGTTGGCGTATTACCGTATCGAACCGTCGTTGGGCCATTAGAAACCGTTCCAGAACAAGAAGGCATCATTGAAACACCAGATTACCAACAAGCTTATGGTGAACGCTGGTATCAGAATTAACACGCGAAGATGGTGAACTTGATAAAATTGTATACAATCTGACTTACAAAAATTTAACATGACTCAATAATGTAATCAGACGATGAAAACGAACAAGGGTATTCTGCCACTTCAAGGCTTGCTCAATGGCATTGGGCAAGTCTATTTTACACCGTCTGTTATGACGTCGACTTTGCTGTTGCTTGCCATTTCTATTGAGTCACTTGCACTAGCTTTTCTTACCTTACTTGGCGCCAGTTGCAGCTTTGCATTGGCCTTCTATGGCTATATGTACACCAACACCAACACCAACACCAACACCAACACCAACAAATCAGTTGACGACATTGATAGTGGAATGTACGCGCTAAATGGCGCTTTAATTGGCTTATTTATCGGTAACTTTTTTGGTGTGACACCATTATTGGCTTTAGTGACTGTGTTAGGTGCATTACTCACAGTGCCGGTTGCCCACATCGTATTCAGTTTTAAGAAATATCGCGGTTACACTAGCGCCTTTATCCTCACCACTTGGTTGATTTATATTATCCAATCAACCTTTGAGCTGTCAGCATTTTCGACATCTGATTCCGCACTGATACCACTCATCAGTATTGAGGCTAGCTCATGGTTCAACCTACCGACAATGGTGATCCCGTTGTTAAAAGGGATAAGCCAAGTCAGCTTCATCGAAAATGCGTTGTCGGGGCTCGTTATCTTAGTCGCCATCGCACTCAACAATATCAAGCATGCCATTTGGATTATGCTCGCAATAATAATTAGCACCGTATTTAGCGATTTGATTGGCGCTTCTAACGAACTGGTAGCGCAAGGACTTTACGGGTACAACGCCATCCTTGCCACTCTAGCACTTGTGATCTATCCGCGAATCCCTTGGCCGTTAACCCTATTAGGCATGCTGTTAAGCTGTCTCATCACACTTGGTTTTCATGAACTGTCACTACTGCCACTCACCGCCCCTTTCATTTTGAGTACTTGGGCTATGGTTTACTTGTCCAGCCTACTCCATAAGCGAACCATAAGTTAGCTCAGTATAGTTACAGGCCGGTTTTTAAGCGCTCAACATATTGCTTGGGTGTCAAACCTCGATGTTTCTTAAACATCCGATTAAAACTCGCGACATTGGTATAGCCGAGCCTCGTCGCGACTTCACCTATTGGCACTGAATACATCAACAACTCCACGGCCACGTTACTTAACGCATAGCCCATAATGGTAGAAAAGTTGATGCCTAAGTTATGCAATCGACGTTGAAATTGCTGTTCAGATAACCCAAGCAAACTCGACACTTTATGCAGTGTTGGCAGGCCGAAATGGCGACTGTAATTGATCATCTCATAGGTCACCTTATGCTCATCCGCGGCATCCGGCATATTGAGGTAATTATCTAAGTCATGAAAGTTCATTGCCAAGCTCATCTTGCCGATCGAAGGGGCTTGATTACTCGATAACCTCAACTGGCTTGGTATCCAGATTTCAGTTCGTGGCTGGCCCCACTGAATATTGCACCCAAAATACTCTTGATAGAGTTGAGTGTTCTCGCGATAACCTGCGATAGAGACGGCTGCGGGAGTAAAGTCGTCTCCCAAGTAACGTCTTAATATCTTCATCATAAATATGGCAACTCGGATCGAGTCATGAACCTTACCAGTCTCAGAATACGCAGGATTGTCGTAGCACCACTTGATGAAATTACCGACTTGGGCACCATACAGGAAAGCCCCAGACTGCAAACAGTGCAACCCGATGTTCACTCGGCGTATGGACGACGCCAGATCGTGCCCCGAGAAAAACCAGTTAGAGAGAGGACCTAGCCTTTCAATATCGACCCTATCAGCCAACTTCAAGATAATATCGGGGTCACCGGCTTGCTGTTCAAGCAAGCCATACCATTTGTCCACTTCACTTACGGGAATAAGGTTCATCGGGTTATTAAACACCGATTTAGGAATACCTAATTGCTCAGTATTCACTGCCTTATTGGTCGTTGCGTATTGGTAAATACCCAAAATACCCAATGCTCTTAAGAAGTTACAATTGTTCATTAGCCACCATACTTACAAGTCACTATTACAGATCAAATCATAATGACATCATTATTAAAGTAATTGGTAAATTTTCAACCTCTAAATCTGATATCAATCACACTCGGCGCTCAATTTAACCTAGGGTATATCAATGAGTTTAGTTAGTGTCCCATTTGTCGGAACCGGCGCAGATACCGCACTACACGTAGTTGCAGGCGTAGTGTTGGTCGCAACCATCGCTGCTGCATGTTACGGCTTCTGGCGTGTGCATGAATTACCAATCAACAAGGCTCACAGTAAAGAGCATCAGCAACTCGGTTTGATCACCGCATTAACATGGATTGGTTTTGTATGGCACTGGGTATGGGTACTAGCAGTAATTTTGGCCTTCGTTGATATGGAAAAAGCCATCATCAATCTAAGAGACACATGGAAGTCACCGACCACAACCAAGGAGCAAACAACTTCCGACAAGCAAGATGAGGAGAGCCAAACATGTTAGAAGGCTTGGCAATTTGGGCACTGTTCATTTACCTACTCAGACTTGTTGGTATGCCTTGGAACAAAGGCACAAAGACGTTTGCGTACCTAGGGGGTACATCTTGGTTGCTGTTTGTATGGGTTGGCCTACTCAACTTTACTCCGATGGATCTATCCGGAGGCTCAGTGGTTCAGTCTCCACATATTCAGTTGCGTCCAGACTCAACTAATGTGTCGGGAAAAACTTCCAAAGTCCACATCCACCCGAACCAGAATGTGACTGAAGGACAGCTAATTTACGAAATTGATGACACCAAATATGTCATCGCAAGAGACAAAGCCAGCGTTCAACTTGAGTCTGCAGAAGTCGCTTTAGACACAGCTCGCCAAGAAGTGAGCATTGCAAAAGTCAGCTATCAATCGGCGCTTGAAGACATCAAAGCTTCAGTTGCACAAATAGATTCGGCTAAAACAGACTTGGTACTGCAATCAAAGACGCTTGATCGTTACCAGAAGCAAAACAAAGTGGTAGAGCATACGATCACTGAAACTGACATCGACCAACAAACAGCAAAGGTAGACTTAGCGACGTATAACGTTACGACGCTGGAATCTCAGCTAAGCAAGAAAGAAGTCGATGCCGAGAATGCGAAATTAAACATCCACAAAGCTGAAACCAATGTGAGCAAGAAACAGACGGAGGTCGATTCAGCAAAGGGAACACTGGCACAAGCACAATGGGACTTGAACAGCACCAAAGTCACGGCACCGACTGACGGCTTTGTAACGAACTTTATTCTTCGTGAAGGTCAGCGCGTTTCAATGATGCCTCGTATCCAGATGTATACCGAAGAGAAGTACGTACTGATGCGCGTTAACCACCAAGCGATTCGTAATATTAAGGT harbors:
- a CDS encoding urea transporter gives rise to the protein MKTNKGILPLQGLLNGIGQVYFTPSVMTSTLLLLAISIESLALAFLTLLGASCSFALAFYGYMYTNTNTNTNTNTNKSVDDIDSGMYALNGALIGLFIGNFFGVTPLLALVTVLGALLTVPVAHIVFSFKKYRGYTSAFILTTWLIYIIQSTFELSAFSTSDSALIPLISIEASSWFNLPTMVIPLLKGISQVSFIENALSGLVILVAIALNNIKHAIWIMLAIIISTVFSDLIGASNELVAQGLYGYNAILATLALVIYPRIPWPLTLLGMLLSCLITLGFHELSLLPLTAPFILSTWAMVYLSSLLHKRTIS
- the yjeH gene encoding L-methionine/branched-chain amino acid transporter, whose protein sequence is MTQLKQEITLISGVGQLSTTLLGTGLFMIPAIAAGIAGQLSLLAWLILFIAICPIALTFAALGKRYPNAGGTAYFVRQAFSERLETSVAWLFVSVIPVGIPAAIALAGGFAQQLLPAPLDTPLGAQSFTVALLIAVNLMGSKSSGRLQTVIALSIFALVSAFVWKADITVADVALPTISSDSMWSIGAALAVMFWCFVGIEAFAHMGEEFKNPQRDFPIAIIAGCFVAGLVYWACSVVILKLGAFGSPEFDAASIPWVTEQLFGNGFKTVISVLGFFACFASLNLYTQSLSRMIWAQARQHSPSSRMAQLNSHGVPLYPTLAIGFVVLISCVIGELSNLDLEFFLKLANGIFVLVYLLAMLAACRLLTGASRYTAMLSLVICTLVFICLSWSMLYAVTIFVTLSLPWRKWLGKPTISVDKL
- a CDS encoding pyridoxamine 5'-phosphate oxidase family protein, with translation MLSNTKRTTIKKGAHKAVFEQEKLHQIIDESLIAHIALQGEQGPMVIPMLAWRVDDMVYIHGAKNSRLLKGLKKGEPTCLTFTLFDGWVLARSAFHHSAHYRSAVVLGSFSVIDDNQEKDRLLNIFIEQIAPGRTDEVRLSNEKELTATELLAIPLTEASVKIGKHGVNDDKADMDIPVWVGVLPYRTVVGPLETVPEQEGIIETPDYQQAYGERWYQN
- a CDS encoding HlyD family secretion protein is translated as MLEGLAIWALFIYLLRLVGMPWNKGTKTFAYLGGTSWLLFVWVGLLNFTPMDLSGGSVVQSPHIQLRPDSTNVSGKTSKVHIHPNQNVTEGQLIYEIDDTKYVIARDKASVQLESAEVALDTARQEVSIAKVSYQSALEDIKASVAQIDSAKTDLVLQSKTLDRYQKQNKVVEHTITETDIDQQTAKVDLATYNVTTLESQLSKKEVDAENAKLNIHKAETNVSKKQTEVDSAKGTLAQAQWDLNSTKVTAPTDGFVTNFILREGQRVSMMPRIQMYTEEKYVLMRVNHQAIRNIKVGQPAEFATAVYPGKVFSATVEGIVEATGEAQASLLGIDEQVRVTTGKNLQNKHHFVRLKIDEAEGYDIPVGSVGLAWVSGEKPISFMAFLDVIRGIIIRMKSQLYFFYSI
- a CDS encoding PLP-dependent aminotransferase family protein, which gives rise to MQPIDVGDLQLDEQHDTRQTALFHAIREKIVQDLWSKGSKLPSTRKLAVELSVSRNTVIYAYEQLVTEGYIESKQGSGFYVSVEQPEHFLSLSKPDSVLDPKVKQTVSQPSTNIATPNDINRSFAPGVPDLDAFPFAKWQRLLQRHSTRQNIAGNQEVQGSLALREALSGYLASSRSVHCSTDRVIITAGAQQAISIGLMATLEMGDKILVEEPGYRQVHKIIDLLRLELDGVSVREKVGLDIEKVLASNAKALYVTPSNQYPMGTTLNTEQRLKLIDWANQHQSWIIEDDYDSEFQFAHRPYTSMQGLAGKLGFDDRIIYVGSLSKVMFNGLRLGYLVVPESLVAKCLEIKDALTGDTASHTQEALADFVREGDLLRHIRKMRRSYKLKYEAMIEAIESEFNGDLEVISQAAGLHVTVKWYQGISEHEWSRRAELENIIIRPFDFYEYGSSDARDWSGAVLGFGNIRLAEIKPKIKQIARLFYQ
- a CDS encoding AraC family transcriptional regulator encodes the protein MNNCNFLRALGILGIYQYATTNKAVNTEQLGIPKSVFNNPMNLIPVSEVDKWYGLLEQQAGDPDIILKLADRVDIERLGPLSNWFFSGHDLASSIRRVNIGLHCLQSGAFLYGAQVGNFIKWCYDNPAYSETGKVHDSIRVAIFMMKILRRYLGDDFTPAAVSIAGYRENTQLYQEYFGCNIQWGQPRTEIWIPSQLRLSSNQAPSIGKMSLAMNFHDLDNYLNMPDAADEHKVTYEMINYSRHFGLPTLHKVSSLLGLSEQQFQRRLHNLGINFSTIMGYALSNVAVELLMYSVPIGEVATRLGYTNVASFNRMFKKHRGLTPKQYVERLKTGL
- a CDS encoding MFS transporter encodes the protein MSLVSVPFVGTGADTALHVVAGVVLVATIAAACYGFWRVHELPINKAHSKEHQQLGLITALTWIGFVWHWVWVLAVILAFVDMEKAIINLRDTWKSPTTTKEQTTSDKQDEESQTC